Part of the Vibrio sp. SCSIO 43137 genome, TGCAAAAGAACAAGAGCTTGAAACAGCGTTTGAACGATGGGAAGAGCTTGAAGCGATGCAACAGGAATTTAGTAGTTAAATGAGAAGTACAATTTTTAAATTATCGACATTATCCGCTGTTATTCTGGCAGCCACACAGGCAAATGCGGCTCTGTATCGTATTGTGGAAGTACCGGGACCGACTCTTCAGAACTATAACCTACAGCCTGATGTACGTGGTACATACGGTAGTGCAATAGAAGCGGGTACAGGCGACTGTTTTACATCAGCTTGTGCAGACAATGCCTATGATCTCGCCGGGGAAATATTGCAGGGACCGGAAGGGAACCCATATAAAGATGAAGTAGCCTTTAAAGTAGATAATACTTTTTCATATAACTCTGAATCTGATTTAAGTGGTTATTGCTCAACTTATCTTAATTACGCGACTTGCGGAGCGTGGACCACTGCAGAGTGGTTGGGGCTAGATGCTCAGGGACTAGGTGGATTTAAAAGAGAGCTGTTTGCGTGGAACAGTTCAACAAATTATCCGTCGAATGCTTCGGGATTTATCGAGCCTACATCAACAACCGCTATTGATACCGCAGACGCGGCTTCTGCTCCCGCGGGCGCTAGTGCTAACCCAAATGTTAACTCGAAGAATATAGTGATTACTGCGTTAGACGGAACCCAAGCCATAGGCATCACTAGTAGCGGCTTTTATACGATGGGAGCAACGACTAAAAATGCTCAGGTATTCAGAAGTCGCGGTTTTTATGATGTTGTTGGTGGTTCTCCCGTACTTTTACCTCCAAGACAAGGTGCGTCGGCAGCCATTGTAAAAGAGATGGGCAGAACCTTTGCTTATGATTCTTTCACGTTCGGAGGGAAAACTTACGTTGTCGGAGCAGCAGCCGTTGCACCTTACTATTTTGATGACGTAAACAAAGATGTATTAGGTGACGTTAGTACATGTGCGGCCGCAGCTAACCCATCGTCAGTAAAAGCATGTCAGACTGTCGGTTTCGCTCTTAAACCATATGTCTGGGATATGACTACGACACCAGCAACACCTTCAGGGCTGCCAGCCGTTAACTGGGTGGGAATGAGTGCTGCTCATGACAGTGAAACAGTGGACAATTCAAGAGAAGGTAATGCTTCAGCTATTGGTAGTGTAAGAGCGGCGGTATTATCAGATGTAGCTTTGCATAATGGTAACCCTGTACTAGCCGGTTTTAATACCCAAAAAGATGGTTCAAGCTTATTTATGCAGGCGGCAGTGTATTATCCTAAAGCGGGTTTTACTATTACTAACCCGGAAGCGTGGGAGAACAAATTTATTACCAGCGCAACGGTGAAAGATGGCAGTGATGTGGTTTACCGTAACTCTCTGGCCAAAGATATAAATAAAAACTTATTAGTTATTGGTGAAGCAAAGCGCGCAATTAATGATAACAATGCTTTACCTAATAAGATGTTTATTGCCGATGCTTCAACTGGTAACCCATCAGCAAACTATTTTTCCGGTGGTATCTTCTTTAATGGTGCCGGTGGAGAAGCTAACGCGATCAACAACCACAATGAAATTGTAGGTCAGGTAGATTCAGAAGCTGTTAGAGAAATAAATGGCCGGGAGCGCAAACATAGGGCATTTATTTATCCGTACAACGGTACTAACTCTAATGCAACACGTATGGCCAGATTTAAAAATCAGGCTTGGTGGATTGATAATCTGACCAACGGTGGTGCGTTTAGCAGTGCAAACAACCACTTCCGTGTAATTAATGCGTCAGATATTAATGATGCCGGTGTAATTTCTGCAACGGCAGTGAAGTGTTCTGCTGGTGAATATGACACTACGGCTCACAATGCGTTATGTGGTGGTGGTTCATCAGTAGAGAAGATTGTTGCAGTTAAATTGATTCCGATTAATGGTGCTACTAGCGCAGATATTGTAGAGCGCTCGACAACGACAACTAAAGTGTCGCGTCAGGGTTCTGGCCTTGGCTGGATAACTTTGACACTATTAGGGCTAATAAGTTTCATCAGAAGAAAATAATTTTTTCTTTCACGAGGCACAGGTTCAAACTTTTGAGCCTGTGCTTTTTTTGTGCTTGAGAAACAGTTTTAATTCACTCATTCTTAATTCGTGGGGTAACAAAACATCCACGAAACAGTAATAGTAGTACGTTAGGAAACATCTCAAGGTATGAGGAACTGCACTATGAAGAGACAGAAGCGTGATCGCCTGGAAAGAGCACAATCGCAAGGCTATAAAGCGGGTCTAAACGGAAGGTCAGTGGACGCATGTCCATATCAACAAACAGACGCAAGATCATTCTGGCTAGGCGGATGGCGTGATGCGAGAGACGACAAACAGACGGGTCTCTATAAATAGATAAGTCTCAGAATTTTAGCAAAGACCCCTTAATTGGGGTCATATTTTACACCTATAATGCATTATAACTAAATATTTAGATACAAAAAAGACAGCATTTCTGCTGCCTTTTCAAAATCTTATCAGAAATTAGATGTGTCTTGGAAGAGTCCAACTTTAAGGTCTTTCGCTACATAAATTTCTTTACCGTCAACCAGAACGCGACCATCAGCTAAACCCATAACTAGCTTGCGGTTTACAACACGCTTCATGTTAATTTGGTAAGTTACTTTTTTCGCTGTTGGCAGAATTTGGCCTGTGAACTTAACTTCACCAACACCTAGTGCGCGGCCTTTACCTTTTCCGCCAACCCAGCCAAGGAAGAAACCAACTAGCTGCCACATTGCATCAAGGCCAAGACAGCCTGGCATGACCGGGTCGCCCGGGAAGTGGCAGTCGAAGAACCATAAATCTGGAGTGATATCCAGCTCTGCCTCAATATAACCTTTACCGAAATCACCGCCATCTTCTGTCATCAGAGTGACGCGATCCATCATCAGCATGTTAGGTGCAGGAAGTTGTGGGTAGCCCGGGCCAAAAAGTTCGCCACGGCTAGAAGCTAAAAGGTCTTCACGATTATATGAACTACGCTTATTTTGCATTTTTTAGTTACTCCAGATTTTGGTAAGAGCATCTTAGTGAACAGGTGTACGCTAATCAAGTCCGATCAGTTACCTAGCAGCCTGTTTTTTAACCTCTGAATTAGGCCGGGAGCATAATCACCACGGTTAAAATGATCGATCCGCTCAGATATTTTTTCAATAATGGTGTCGTCGTCATCGCCTCTGAACACCTTACCAGTTAGTAACGCTATAGCTTCATCGACATTCTCAACGGACCAGATATGAAAACGTCCATCTTTAACACTTTGAATAACGTCTTTATGCAATGCTAAATGCTTGAGGTTCGATTTAGGTAAAATTACACCTTGGTTTCCTGTCAGAGTTTGATGCTCGCAAACCCGGTAGAAACCTTCTATTTTTTCGTTTAATCCACCCACAGCCTGGACCCGGCCGAACTGGTCTACCGCTCCTGTAACCGCGATTTGCTGATTAATAGGGTATCCGGAAAGGGCACTGACTAAACTACAGAGCTCAGCCAGAGAGGCACTGTCGCCGTCAACTTCGCAGTAAGACTGTTCAAATACGATAGAAGCTGAGTAGGGTAAAGGTTCATCGAGATTTAAAGCTGAACTAACGAAGGCCTGCATTATCATCATACCTTTAGCATGGAGATTTCCGCCCAGCTCAGCCTTTCTTTCTACATCTGAAATATCCCCGTCACCAAAATGAATAACGCAGGAAATTCGTGCCGGTTCGCCGTAAGAGACCGGGTGCCCGGGCACGTCGATAACAGTAAGACCATTTACCTGACCAACTTGCTCGCCACTAGTTTCAATAATTACCTGGCCGTCAAGAATATCATCAAGGGCTCGTAAGGGCAGGTAAGACTCTCGGTAATACTTCTTATCAAGTGCAGCATCAAGATCGCCATCAGAGATGAAATTCCCGTTAGATTCTAATGCGGCTTCTGATAACAAAGAGTTATGCCATTGAAGACACAGAGGAACAACATGTCGATCTTCTCTTTCTCTCGCACCGGCTAATAATAAGCGCTTAACTCCGCTGCTGTCAGGGAGCGGTAGTTCAAACTCACTGCACAGACCTTTAACATAGCCAAGATAGCCCTCAATGCTTTCTGATGTGAGTTTGGCCTCTAACTCAATTTCGCTAAAGATGCAAAAGCCTGAATGAATATCAGAATCAAAATAGTCGAGCTCACTCATCTGCTCCCTGTCACCGATAACGATCAGTTTGATGTCATACTGATTAGAGGGTGGGGTTAATGTCAGGTGTTTAGGATCAACACTGACTGGGGATACCGACTCACCAAGTAGAGCTGACTTCAGTATCATCCAGGATGATGGATTTGCCATAATTAAGTTGGCTGATACCACGAGATAGCCGCCATTTGCCTTACTTAATAAACCTTCAGATAAAATATCAACCTGACCATCTTTGGCTTTGTACTCACCCAGAATAGAGCGAATCTCAAGCGTTTCGGCTTTTATAACAACCCGGTCATCAGGAACTAAATGCTCTTTGCGGATAGCGTCAATTACAGCATTACGGTAGATAGCATTGTCCGGAGAGTTAACAAGAAGAACTTTGGTCCAGTTTTTAAGTTGTTCGAAACGAACCAAGGCTGCACGCAATCTTGGTTGCAGATCTAAAAATGTAAGACTGTTTATAGAGGCAAAACGATCAATACTCGTTTGGTATTCATCATATTGAGGAGTGACTGAGCGCCAGTTTTCTTGATTCATTGAAAAACTAAGTTAAGGAAAAGGGTGTCGATTATATATAAAAATGTCTGCTTCTTATACTTCTAATCTAGTTAACATTTTTTAATCTGTCAGTAAAAAAATGTTTGGTTGTTAGTGATATGTGGGTTACGCTGTCACTATAACTTGCGGCAGGAATAATTTATGAAATACCAACAACTTGAAAACTTAGAGTGTGGCTGGAAGTGGCATTATCTTATAAAGAAATGGAAAGATGGAGAAACCATTACGCGTCATATTGATACTAGTGAAGCGCAGCAAGCCATTGAGGCACTGAAGGCACTAGAACATGATCCGGTGAAAGTACTGGATTGGATTGACGCTAATATGGCTCCCGAGTTGGATAATAAGTTAAAGCAGGCTATTCGTGCCAAGCGCAAGCGTCACTTTAACGCCGAACAGGTCCATACTAAGAAGAAGTCGATCGATCTTGATTATCGTGTCTGGGAAAAATTGTCCAATCAGGCAAATGAGCTTGGCTGTACCTTGTCAGATGCTATTGAATATCTTCTTAGTGAAGCAGCACGCACAGAAAAAGCGGCAAAGAAAGTGAATACTTTAAAGGAAGATTTAAGCAAATTGCTAGGTGATTAATTAGGAGAGTTGTAAGTTATGATGTATGTAATAATTGCAGGTGCTTTAGTAATTTTCTGGTTAGTTGCAATAGACAGGCCTGTTTTGAAAATGGAGTTTAAAGATGGCGAACTGATAAAGCATAAAGGTAATATGCCTCATGGTTTCAGTCATAACTGCCGCGAAATTGGGCATAAGACACCATTTAGCGGAACGGTTAAAGTCTATATGACGCGCTCAGGCCCAAAATTGAAGTTTTCAAAAGGTATTTCAAATAAGATTCAACAACGGATCAGGAATGTTTTTCCACATCAGGGTTTCACCAGCAAAGGAAACAAAAAGGCTCGCTAGTTTTTGGTAGATGTAAACAGTAAAAAAATCGTTTTAATTATAAGCCCATAATCTGACATGCTTACGGGCTTTTTTGTTATGTATTGAAGATACAAGCACCTCCATGTCTCAGTTCGCATTAGGTATAATGTGGTAAATAGGCGCTAGGAGGCGCGCCCATCATGTAAGGCATTGATTAGGCGAGGGTTTGTATACTTATCGTCTATCAAACCATAGACGACATTTTGATCCTCTTCCTCTAACAAATCGGCTATTTGGAAAGCCACATCCCAGTCCATAGAACACTTACCTTTGCGCCAGTGGCGCAATCTACCATGCCCAACCTCTAATAATTGAGCCAATTGGTACTCGCTAGTTAGCTCAAACTTAAGTTTCAAGCGGTCTAGCAGCGTGTTGGTGTAATTTGTCATTTGCAAAATCCCTTAAAGGTCATTTGTTAAATCATAGTGGATCATAATGTTCTTTTCACTATGCGAAACCGAGTTGTCATAGCAAATTGTTTGCCTTATTGTGATTTAAGAACAAACAACAGCTTAGGGATACGCCGTTATGACAACTCAAGTTTCAGACCCCATTCACTTGCCTTGCCCAGATATGGCAGGGTGTACCAATTTCGACCCATCACTTTCGAAGCGCAATGCGCCAAAGCTGGCCGAACTGTTGAAAATGGTTCGCTCCGGAATGCCTCGCAAGACAGTTTCTCAGATTCCTGAGAGCTATCGACAAGCGTCTATCCGTGACATTCCAGCAGATGAGAAGTGAGGGCATCGGTATGAAGAGTTCAAAAGAGTTTCGTGAATATTATGCTCAGCAGAAGGTTTCATCTGAGCTGGGTAATATCATCGGAATAATTCATAACACTGAGGACTTGGCTGAAGAGCTTGGAAGCGAACGGTTAGCGAGAGATATAAATCTCCTTATCTCAGGCTTACTAATCACGAGAGATGCCACACGCGAACAGTCGTTAGTTTTTAGACTTCAGTCGAAAAAGCTACGCGCTAAGATTCGCGCCCTTAAGAAAAGAATCCCTAAGCAAGATGAAGCGCCGGAGGTTTTAACCGTTGATGGCGCGGATTCTTCCCTTGTTGGGGGTGATGCGTGAGAGGGTTCAAATCACCAATTACCGAAATGGCCGTCCTTGAGGCTAACCATCGAAAAGAAAAACTCTTTATCGAATGGATGAAAGAGAAAGCCACTGGTTCTTCTTTGAGATTCCAATATGTGGCTGTGATAGTAGCAGAATCCATGGCTGGCTATTTAGCTGCTCATCCAACTAAATCCAAAATGTCATTGCCTCACAGAGTGATAATCACTAAAGCAACAATTGCATCTGGTGCAGCTAAGGGAGCGAAATAATGAACCCCTTTAAGCGTCGCTCAATTTTCATTTTCATGAATGGGTTTATTGTATCCAGTTGGTTAGCCAACTACTGGCCGCCAATCAGTGGCGGTGTAGCATTATTTTTCTTGGCCTTGTATCAGGTGCTTAACCTTTTTGACAAAAAAGGGCTAATCTGATGAACGAAAAAGACATTTTGTATGTTGCGGCTGCTGTTCAGCCGCATAACATTACTGAAAAGAATTTAGCCGCTTATGATAGCGGTTTTTTTAGTGCTCAGGATTCTGCAGAACGAATTGGATCTGAAAACCGTAAGCTAAAAGCTATGGAACAGGCGCATGCTGTGCGCAGGAATTTACATACGGAACACGGCCGCGAAGCGGCGGCACGAAGTGCCGAAAAGGCTAGGCTCGTCAAAGGGCGCAAAAGTCCGACAGGCAAACCAGACGCAAGAAAAACACGTTTATCCCGCCGTCTGCGTACCCTGTCGGGTCAGATTAGCCCTGTTAGTATTCTTTCTAGCAGTGAGTCGTTTTACAACTCTGACGCCTTGTATGAGCTTGGAGAGCGCCAGCACCATGGCAAATCAAGAGTCTATGTGCTTAATCGTCCATGGTCAGAGCAAATTAAAGCGCAGATGATTTACCAGCCGCGCCCATGTGACGCCCCAGACGCAAACAGCGGTGACCGATATAGCGAAAAACTAACCTCTCGCGCTGTTCGCAAGATATTTGAATCAGGCGCATATGTGGCAACCTGTGAAAATGGCTTTAACACGTTTTTGACGCTGACATTTACACCGGAACAAAGAGAGAAAATATTAGTTAACAATGAGCTAACCATGGGGGCTGAAGTTTCCCGCTTTCTGGATGGTATTAAAAAAATATACCGCCGTGGATTTGATGCGGTCATTTCAGGACAAAACGCCGACAATCGTCAAGGTGACATAGCTGATTTCAACGAAACTGAGTTTGTAGAGGGAAAATCCGACGATTTTCATTACATATGGGTTGCGGAATGCCCGCAAAATGAAGATGGTAGCCCGAACCCACACATTCACGTTTTGCTTAGTTGGAATGTTGCACGTCGCCACTTTAAAACATGGGCTGAGCGAATTGAGGGCGTTTGGGGTCATGGGTATGCAAAGCTGGAGAGAATTAAACAACCTAAGGCCGCTA contains:
- a CDS encoding DUF3466 family protein, yielding MRSTIFKLSTLSAVILAATQANAALYRIVEVPGPTLQNYNLQPDVRGTYGSAIEAGTGDCFTSACADNAYDLAGEILQGPEGNPYKDEVAFKVDNTFSYNSESDLSGYCSTYLNYATCGAWTTAEWLGLDAQGLGGFKRELFAWNSSTNYPSNASGFIEPTSTTAIDTADAASAPAGASANPNVNSKNIVITALDGTQAIGITSSGFYTMGATTKNAQVFRSRGFYDVVGGSPVLLPPRQGASAAIVKEMGRTFAYDSFTFGGKTYVVGAAAVAPYYFDDVNKDVLGDVSTCAAAANPSSVKACQTVGFALKPYVWDMTTTPATPSGLPAVNWVGMSAAHDSETVDNSREGNASAIGSVRAAVLSDVALHNGNPVLAGFNTQKDGSSLFMQAAVYYPKAGFTITNPEAWENKFITSATVKDGSDVVYRNSLAKDINKNLLVIGEAKRAINDNNALPNKMFIADASTGNPSANYFSGGIFFNGAGGEANAINNHNEIVGQVDSEAVREINGRERKHRAFIYPYNGTNSNATRMARFKNQAWWIDNLTNGGAFSSANNHFRVINASDINDAGVISATAVKCSAGEYDTTAHNALCGGGSSVEKIVAVKLIPINGATSADIVERSTTTTKVSRQGSGLGWITLTLLGLISFIRRK
- the rmf gene encoding ribosome modulation factor, with the protein product MKRQKRDRLERAQSQGYKAGLNGRSVDACPYQQTDARSFWLGGWRDARDDKQTGLYK
- the fabA gene encoding bifunctional 3-hydroxydecanoyl-ACP dehydratase/trans-2-decenoyl-ACP isomerase, which produces MQNKRSSYNREDLLASSRGELFGPGYPQLPAPNMLMMDRVTLMTEDGGDFGKGYIEAELDITPDLWFFDCHFPGDPVMPGCLGLDAMWQLVGFFLGWVGGKGKGRALGVGEVKFTGQILPTAKKVTYQINMKRVVNRKLVMGLADGRVLVDGKEIYVAKDLKVGLFQDTSNF
- a CDS encoding Lon protease family protein, whose translation is MNQENWRSVTPQYDEYQTSIDRFASINSLTFLDLQPRLRAALVRFEQLKNWTKVLLVNSPDNAIYRNAVIDAIRKEHLVPDDRVVIKAETLEIRSILGEYKAKDGQVDILSEGLLSKANGGYLVVSANLIMANPSSWMILKSALLGESVSPVSVDPKHLTLTPPSNQYDIKLIVIGDREQMSELDYFDSDIHSGFCIFSEIELEAKLTSESIEGYLGYVKGLCSEFELPLPDSSGVKRLLLAGAREREDRHVVPLCLQWHNSLLSEAALESNGNFISDGDLDAALDKKYYRESYLPLRALDDILDGQVIIETSGEQVGQVNGLTVIDVPGHPVSYGEPARISCVIHFGDGDISDVERKAELGGNLHAKGMMIMQAFVSSALNLDEPLPYSASIVFEQSYCEVDGDSASLAELCSLVSALSGYPINQQIAVTGAVDQFGRVQAVGGLNEKIEGFYRVCEHQTLTGNQGVILPKSNLKHLALHKDVIQSVKDGRFHIWSVENVDEAIALLTGKVFRGDDDDTIIEKISERIDHFNRGDYAPGLIQRLKNRLLGN
- the matP gene encoding macrodomain Ter protein MatP translates to MKYQQLENLECGWKWHYLIKKWKDGETITRHIDTSEAQQAIEALKALEHDPVKVLDWIDANMAPELDNKLKQAIRAKRKRHFNAEQVHTKKKSIDLDYRVWEKLSNQANELGCTLSDAIEYLLSEAARTEKAAKKVNTLKEDLSKLLGD
- a CDS encoding DUF3634 family protein, translated to MMYVIIAGALVIFWLVAIDRPVLKMEFKDGELIKHKGNMPHGFSHNCREIGHKTPFSGTVKVYMTRSGPKLKFSKGISNKIQQRIRNVFPHQGFTSKGNKKAR
- a CDS encoding transcriptional regulator; amino-acid sequence: MTNYTNTLLDRLKLKFELTSEYQLAQLLEVGHGRLRHWRKGKCSMDWDVAFQIADLLEEEDQNVVYGLIDDKYTNPRLINALHDGRAS
- a CDS encoding rolling circle replication-associated protein — encoded protein: MNEKDILYVAAAVQPHNITEKNLAAYDSGFFSAQDSAERIGSENRKLKAMEQAHAVRRNLHTEHGREAAARSAEKARLVKGRKSPTGKPDARKTRLSRRLRTLSGQISPVSILSSSESFYNSDALYELGERQHHGKSRVYVLNRPWSEQIKAQMIYQPRPCDAPDANSGDRYSEKLTSRAVRKIFESGAYVATCENGFNTFLTLTFTPEQREKILVNNELTMGAEVSRFLDGIKKIYRRGFDAVISGQNADNRQGDIADFNETEFVEGKSDDFHYIWVAECPQNEDGSPNPHIHVLLSWNVARRHFKTWAERIEGVWGHGYAKLERIKQPKAASAYLIKAVGYAAKGANAEQGVIRGNRYNIARCSRAPAWEVLASFDADNMAAIIKECGYKLERWRKPIERKIYAKKQKKDEFIKAAGVAKEKGDGRTLNKLKRLISTLETECFELKQTIRNRGAFARSDNTFSIVFEGEQAREKMDNFLVWAAGARNWTMNTKDADLSDLQQYAVERYEDEYQRFLETRADWRSQLTQARPHVYSDDEIALAEKQYLETLSHYEIQQITA